AATCATCTTGGTTTTTGggactctatatatatatatatatatatacacttcaATTGATTATTTTGAGATTGATGTTCTTGGAACATGATGCAGGAATTTATGTTTAAGGAGCATGCAGAAGTAAAGAAATGGTATCCTCATGGATACCATGGAGTTGATAGATATGGTAGACCAGTATACATTGAAAGGCTTGGGATGGTAGACCTTAATTCCCTACTGCAAATAACAACCATAGAAAGATTTGTTAAGTATCATGTCTCAGAACAAGAGAAAACCTTAAATTTGAGATTCCCTGCATGTTCAATTGCAGCTAAGAGACACATTGCATCCACCACAAGTATCTTGGATGTTAATGGAGTGGTGAGcatttcttctcattttctctgttttgattCATTTctcaatggttttttttttttttttttcttttgtttttggtgatgaaccaattatttgaatatttttgtgCAGGGAATGTCTAATTTCTCGAAGCCTGCAAGATATCTCTTTACAGAAATCCAGAAGATCGATAGCAATTATTACCCAGAGGTACCGTAAGTGCAAGGCCATTCTCTGGCCGTGGCTCCCCTTAGTCTATATGTAGTTCCGTCCCTACTATACATAATGGAAATGAAACTCTTAAaatgcgaaataaaataaacatacatgcagaagagagagagatgacacAAGATATATTTAACGTAGTTTGTTTTAAGATGTCTATGCCTATGGTAGGAAATGCCTCATAagattttggtttttgaaaaacTCTTTGAAAGTAAAACCTTCGAGACAACCAAGCTCGTGAAATTCATCCACTATCGAAGGATCAAATTACActgtttattcttagaaaactTTTGTAATTAAACCTGTTGTGTACCCCAATAAACGATTTATTTGTCTCTACCGCAACAGCTCAGAACTCTGGTTAATTCTTCTATCAAGTCTCATTTTGCAACTCAAAACTTCAATGGCCGAAGGCTTTTAGAAATTTGTGTGGTTTAAACAAAGTCTAGGAGAAATATAAAATTGAAGGCATATGAATGCAAAGGGTCTCTCTTAGCATACTGAATAATTGGCTTATGTGCACTTATGTATCATACTAAATTTTGGTTGCTGATATTCTCCCAGACTTTAAATAGACTCTTTATCATTAATGCTGGCTCTGGGTTTCGGATTCTATGGAAAGTTATCAAGACCTTTCTGGATGCAAGAACAATAGCAAAAATTCAAGTGAGAAGTTTTCTTGTCAATGTTGATCTCCCGTTTGGGTAGAGGCAGTAATTTGCATGCCATTTCCTTCTCAAGAGTACAGTGTTCACTTGTTTAACATGTGAGGTTTCAGGTGCTTGGGTACAACTACATTAGTAACCTGCTAGAAGTTATTGATTCTAGGTAACATGTCTtgtgattatgatttttttttgatgaatgaattTGTATTGACACAAAACAAGAATTATATCCCAAACAAGAGGCACTTTCTCCTCAGCTTTAGGTTCAATTCCATGTCTAAGGTCATTCCTCTGCCTCCATAAATGGCATACTGCTGCACTGCATGCCAGCTTATAATCATTAGCCTTTAAGCTCTTATTCCTCCAATGACTTAGggtatgtttggaattgtgtttgagtggcctaaaagtgtgtttaacattaaaaaaatctgtttgaagaaaaaagtacttgtttggtaaaaaaaattaaaagcgcttttaagaatCTAAAAAGCCTAGAAATAGTtaaaacgcatttttggcaaaaaaaacgctttttgacttaaagctctatttctcacacgcaatctcaaacatgctcttaagcCTATACACAACTTCTGCACAAGCTATATGGGGGATCATGGACTAAGCATTTCCTCATAACTTCTTTCCACAATCTTTTGCTAAATCCATattcaagaaaacaaatgaTCTCTATGTTTCTGCAGAATATACACTTTACCTCACCTATGTAGCCCCAGCCCAACAATTTATCACCTGTAGTCAATCCATTTCAGATAGCCAACCATAAGATAAAAGCTTGTTTAGGAAATGCAAGAGAAAACCATATCAGATTCCACCACTAATACAAATTGCCTCCCAAGTGTCACTGGTGTAGCAATTTTTCTTTGATATACCACCCAAATGGCCTTATAAATTTCTCCAATTTTCACCATAGGCAACTTACTTTGAATGCTTACAAGCTCCTCAGAAATGGCTGGTTGCCATTCCCATTCCTTCCCCTTCATCACACTTGACAATTTTGCATCCCATTTACTTCTAGCATCATAAACCACCCTATAGCCATATTGCTCATACAATATACCATCTGGGTGCCACCAATCCAACCATAAATGGATGCTATTCCCATCCCCCACCATGAATTCTAAAAACTACTTTTCAGTATCTTTCTCCAGCACCAGGAACAGCTTTGGGGTATTTTTAATTGCCAAAAACATCTACATTGTGCTGGTTGATTAAATCTAATATTGGCTGATTCAATTCTGCAGTAATTTGCCATCTTTTCTGGGTGGGAACTGCACATGTTCTGACTATGGGGGTTGCCTATTAAGTGACAAAGGACCCTGGAACAATCCAGAGATCATAGAAATACTTCAGGTTAACTTCTCAGTTGCTCTGGAAGAATTCTTAATGTGTTCTCCTGCAACATAGTGTACAAATTTCCATCTTATAATAGTGAACGTGAatgtttcatttatttttcacagACACTTTCCACAACAGAAGATGATAATGGAGAAAATGGTGTGGCTTCAGATGCCTTCTTGCAGAATATGGTAAGCAGCCTTATTTTCAAACAGTATTTAGATTCTGACCAAAGACATACTGATGACCCCAGGGGTAAGCAACcttattttcaaacaaattcCCAAACTGTTTTTTGGTATTTAGAACTTGTTCTTTCAAGCTTCCTTCCCTCTTGTTTTGTACTTTGAGAGAATTAAGAGCTTAATTGAATTCAAATGCAGAGACATGAAGAGTCAGAACGTGTGGAAAGAAAAAATGCAGATAAGTTTGCATTAAAAACTATCCAGGCATTGGAAGCTGCACTTGAAGAAACCAAGACAGTGAGTTGAGCAAATACTTGCATGTCTTGTTTCAAATAACCTAAATCCTATGTAGAATGATGTTGAcatccttttatatataatcaCCAGAAAATTGAGGCACTGGAAGCTGTACTTGCAGACACCAAGCTGGTGAGTCTCAAAGATATATAAGCTGCTTCTCTTTGGCAATCTATGTCAGATCAtcctttttctaaaatttttattcttcttttctcccAAAGGCCTTGAAAGGACTCGTACAACAGAATATAGAGGATTGACAAGAGTTTGAACTTGGGAAGTACAGCTATGGCATCATTAgtaaattgattttcttttacaTTGCCTACTAATTATACTAATTCCTATTGACATGATATACCAATTGTGACAATTAGATTTTTATCCATTTATAGCCAGCCACTTGCAAGTACTAAGTCAGTCTTGACAGCAATTGTTGATTGTCAAATCGATGTTTGGTATGGCCCATGTATGTCTTCGtttgtttcaacgtaaaatatttttctatttttttgtgtttgatgtGATTGAAAACCATGGTCGAACTAAAACGTTTTCAAAAGACTAGAAAAaccatttttaagttttgtaaaatagttttcattttcaaaaaaccgtaaaccatttttcgagcTTGAACTTTTCCTTCTTGCACACACTCTCTCACGTAGTTCATTCTCTTTCACCGCCAAAGTTCGCTTGAATCCGCCACCGGCAGCCATAATCCGCCGCAGTGTTCACTAGAAGTTGCCCTATTTTTCGTACGAgctaaatattgaaaaatattttttaaaattgttaaagtttttcttacgtcgaaacaaactaATCCTTAGATATTCTCTCACGAATGATTGAGGAAAGCTCATATGACAATTAGGCAGTGCATCTTTTTCCTAACGATTCTAAGCAAAGCATGAGAGAgaaagtttaattaatttagaaagaaaagagggTAGCaagaaaatataacaaataattctATGGATTCCCAGTTTTTACATTCATGCCCTAAAGAAACCATGATGGCAATGCcagccattttcttttttcgattttttttttttttttaaccacaaaTAACcgattaaaataaataaataaataagagctTCACAGATAGGATGCCTATGAGGTAGACAAAGCcattaaaggaaaaatgatcctctccatttcaaaatttctctatttcttttatttagtgcattttgaagagTAGTgatgtccaaaaattttaatgatggtagtgcattaaatgcaatacctttcaaaatgcactaagtgaagaaaattgagggattttgaaatggagatgatcattttccCTGGCCCTATTATATTGATCATGGGGCCTGGTCGCCCACAAGACATATAGAGTTGGtataataaccttttttttattcgatttttacctttttaacaaaaataaaagcattaacaaacaacttcaaacaattcattttcttcGATCCCAGATTTGGATCTTGACAATGTCTCTTTTGCGCCAACTTCCTTCGAGTGGTTGATGTTGTTGTTAGATGGTGGGGGATGGAAATTGGTTTGGACCTCTTGAAGTTCCTTCACTTATAATTAGCGTGAACCTCTTGAGGTTCTTATCTCTTCTTGCGCTCTTTATACTTTTACAACTACTTTGTGCGGTCTCTTTGAAATGTCATATGTCTAACCTATTTTTTTACTATGGTTCTTTTActtgcaattttattttgagCCTGGTGTAAAGGAGTCCAccaatttttgatattttaatcactTATACCACTTTcccaatttgatttaaaaaaataaaaaaaataataacttttttttttttttttcaacaaatacattaaaaaaaaaaaaaaactcactcgCAGATTCGGTATAGCTGCCTTCCCAACATATAGGACATAGTCGGAGTCTCCAAAGACAATAATAATTTCATAAAGCTTCACTCATCTTATCACTATTTGAGTGCATTTGGGACCCCATCAATGCCTTAATGCTGTGCAGCTGTGTCTCtctgtgttttttctttttcttttgctttctttttgtctttttttcgCACCAAATAAAATCTGGTTGGTGGGAGGTTTAAGTGAAGCACATTTTTAGGAGAATGtcgggtgtttttttttttttttttgtctagataaatattattttttaggtgAAACTTTAGATTTGACATACCTCTAaactttgaaacctctcaatttaaacttctgaacttttaattgcagtcaatttaccatctctgtcaatttttgcctttaaaactcttaaaaagacaaaattacccttcaattttctttttattaaaaaaaattaaaaaaagaggttacttttttaaaattttataaaaaagtaaagagtataaatgtcattgtctcacttttaacgtttaaaatctaaagGAGATGTTCGAATTAActgtaattaaaagttcaagggtctaaattgagaggtttcaaagttcgGGGGATTATGTCAAATCGTGGCAGTTcaggagtttaaagtgaagtttttcttattttttaaaagggttaaatactaaattagtctatgtagtttcacaactttattttttccctcctggggtttcatttttatcacaggagattccagtggttttgataatagaccaagttagtcttccgtcagttgaccattagttgatTTAACGGAATTCtatgtggaccaatcaaatgttaacATGTggcacttatttaatttttttttaaattaaaaaaaaatgtattttataaaaaaacaaaaaaaaaaaacaaaaaagattgggggtggcttggccaccccctttggccatgggggtggccgatcttttttctttattttttttgttgttttttttttttttttagaaaatacattttttttttaattaaaaaaaatttaagtaggtgccacgtgtcaacatttgattggtccaagtgaaattccgttaagtcaactaacggttaactgacggaggactaacttggtctattatcaaaaccacagggacctcctgtgataaaaatgaaaccccaaagagaaaaaaataaaactgtgaAACCCCAATGGGtctgaagtatttaaccctttttaaaataaaagaaaatggtaaatATTTTATGATCTTCTCTTGATA
This genomic interval from Corylus avellana chromosome ca3, CavTom2PMs-1.0 contains the following:
- the LOC132176152 gene encoding LOW QUALITY PROTEIN: phosphatidylinositol/phosphatidylcholine transfer protein SFH11 (The sequence of the model RefSeq protein was modified relative to this genomic sequence to represent the inferred CDS: inserted 1 base in 1 codon), whose translation is MDTPKEKDREIVVSIGGGGGGENGEEPSSLSKSKLLPHGRTKSIHPPIETFWQLPPQQEHKQPSNFGFKSLMSYPIKFRDSLTRIRRTKSMQIVLEGAHDPKDEQLVQSFRKLLLVDGHLLGNHNDYHTLLRFLRMRDFNFFKAKEMFLNFLKWREDFGXDAIPKEFMFKEHAEVKKWYPHGYHGVDRYGRPVYIERLGMVDLNSLLQITTIERFVKYHVSEQEKTLNLRFPACSIAAKRHIASTTSILDVNGVGMSNFSKPARYLFTEIQKIDSNYYPETLNRLFIINAGSGFRILWKVIKTFLDARTIAKIQVLGYNYISNLLEVIDSSNLPSFLGGNCTCSDYGGCLLSDKGPWNNPEIIEILQTLSTTEDDNGENGVASDAFLQNMRHEESERVERKNADKFALKTIQALEAALEETKTKIEALEAVLADTKLALKGLVQQNIED